From the Cyanobacteria bacterium GSL.Bin1 genome, one window contains:
- a CDS encoding host attachment protein codes for MAKFAVAVINGTQARFFTLDSAEILEYESSPKLIEQESLSDSTKELQGQELWANTKTGRNRGTNGQAHSYDDHRQNHKIEFEKKFANKISNAMLNLIKSFEVNHLILVAEPQILGLMREAMADNLFAKITITEVAKDICHFNVNEIHDYLTKKTTLPPCQKVYSR; via the coding sequence ATGGCTAAATTTGCCGTTGCAGTTATCAATGGAACTCAAGCGCGTTTCTTTACCTTAGATTCAGCAGAAATATTAGAATATGAATCGAGTCCGAAGTTGATTGAACAGGAATCCCTATCAGACTCCACTAAAGAACTCCAGGGTCAAGAACTTTGGGCAAATACAAAAACGGGACGCAACCGAGGAACAAATGGTCAAGCGCATAGCTATGATGACCATCGCCAAAACCATAAGATTGAATTTGAAAAAAAATTTGCGAATAAGATTAGCAACGCAATGTTAAATCTTATTAAATCTTTTGAGGTTAACCACCTAATTTTAGTGGCAGAACCGCAAATTTTAGGTTTGATGCGAGAAGCAATGGCTGACAATTTGTTTGCCAAGATTACTATTACGGAAGTGGCTAAAGATATTTGTCATTTTAATGTCAATGAAATTCACGATTATCTAACTAAAAAAACAACCTTACCACCTTGCCAAAAAGTTTATTCCCGATGA
- a CDS encoding DUF3122 domain-containing protein, with product MIKLLPSWKQLFLLTLTVVLAILFFFPSHAAASIRKTEEADGQILYQSRHQLQDTQQESWQVVLFKREKEESASDIKLRLVGFPGKVEIAHPQPLVIENRLQAWQAEDLFAEESPAPNVGQYNVTQIISQLSQEDDVLLKIPETNDETINLTVPGVIILEWKIVAGEN from the coding sequence ATGATCAAACTTCTCCCTAGCTGGAAACAACTCTTTCTTCTCACCTTAACTGTTGTCCTTGCCATTCTGTTTTTCTTTCCCAGTCACGCAGCAGCTTCCATTCGCAAAACCGAAGAAGCAGATGGACAAATTCTCTATCAATCTCGCCATCAGTTGCAAGACACTCAGCAAGAATCTTGGCAAGTTGTGCTCTTTAAACGAGAAAAAGAAGAAAGTGCAAGTGATATCAAATTGAGATTAGTGGGGTTTCCCGGAAAAGTTGAAATCGCCCATCCGCAACCATTAGTGATTGAAAATCGGTTGCAAGCTTGGCAAGCCGAAGATTTATTTGCAGAAGAATCTCCTGCCCCGAATGTTGGGCAATACAATGTAACGCAAATTATTTCTCAGCTTTCTCAGGAAGATGATGTCCTACTAAAAATTCCAGAAACTAATGATGAAACTATCAACCTAACTGTACCGGGAGTGATTATTTTAGAGTGGAAAATTGTAGCAGGAGAGAATTAA
- a CDS encoding DUF3365 domain-containing protein — translation MIKFLSQLILSLLLAFSLILLPLKPAYAQPQAEQLADAVQEIESLDAMRSSLASTLEGTDEKPTLQTFKEVCKPVGMRAKQLSQEKPWDVKQVAEKYRNPAHEPTTREAVALEKFANNPDLSGFWETTPEETFYYRRINVEATCLKCHGAKAERPDFVQERYPEDKAYDFEVGDLRGMYRVLLPQVQQQIQAALQYVD, via the coding sequence ATGATTAAATTTCTCTCCCAACTCATCCTTTCTTTGTTATTAGCCTTTAGCCTCATTTTGCTTCCCCTTAAACCCGCTTATGCACAACCTCAGGCGGAACAGTTAGCCGATGCTGTACAGGAAATCGAATCCTTGGATGCCATGCGATCCAGTCTCGCTTCCACCTTAGAAGGAACGGATGAAAAACCAACCCTACAAACCTTCAAGGAAGTGTGTAAACCGGTGGGAATGCGAGCGAAACAACTCAGTCAAGAAAAACCTTGGGATGTTAAACAAGTGGCGGAAAAATATCGGAATCCCGCTCACGAACCCACCACCCGAGAAGCCGTCGCCCTTGAAAAATTTGCCAATAACCCTGACTTATCTGGGTTTTGGGAAACAACACCAGAAGAAACCTTTTATTATCGACGCATTAATGTCGAAGCAACTTGCTTAAAATGTCATGGTGCAAAAGCGGAACGCCCTGATTTTGTTCAAGAGCGTTACCCCGAAGATAAAGCTTATGATTTTGAAGTAGGAGACTTACGAGGAATGTATCGCGTTTTGCTTCCGCAAGTGCAACAACAAATCCAAGCGGCTTTACAATACGTTGACTAA
- a CDS encoding efflux RND transporter periplasmic adaptor subunit, with product MTNTLLINQLAHKKRLLGITSLMILLAGGGIWGLNAVVKPNFVASQTTEETETVEEVAVDTTTVGYETTRRDRVMTGTVTAQKSATLTTRVNGIIEQILVEAGDRVAKGDLIAKIDVRDIQAQTNQAQASLSQAQSAVNSARSAYLTAQSQENQAQAAVQEARGELREEQAELKDAQLHQQRMKMLYENGAVSKSRLDEANARLASSEARMEQIKANIQQARSRVEQARSQMDQAQSSIEQAQAGVAQAKANLDQSSANLDYGNLRAPFDGVITKKQAHEGAMAGAMAGFGQPIVTVETVDNLEFKVPVPESLLGQVSVGERIGVKIDAIAREVGGEIKQIVPSADPKSRNFMVKIVLDEDKQVIPGMFGRISLSTREEGTLTIPASAVIERFGITGVYRVVNDQAQFTTVTLGTQQGNRIQIHSGLEAGDSIILNPSSEVKDGAIVTKK from the coding sequence ATGACCAATACACTATTAATCAATCAACTCGCACACAAAAAACGCCTACTCGGAATAACCAGTTTAATGATTCTCCTCGCCGGGGGAGGGATTTGGGGGTTAAATGCGGTTGTTAAACCCAATTTTGTTGCTTCCCAAACTACTGAAGAAACGGAAACAGTAGAAGAAGTTGCTGTGGACACGACAACAGTTGGTTATGAAACCACTCGGCGCGATCGCGTAATGACAGGAACAGTTACCGCGCAAAAATCAGCAACTCTCACGACTCGCGTCAATGGCATCATTGAACAAATTTTAGTGGAAGCAGGCGATCGCGTGGCCAAAGGCGACCTGATTGCCAAAATTGATGTCCGTGATATCCAAGCCCAAACCAATCAAGCCCAAGCCAGTTTGTCACAAGCGCAATCGGCGGTTAATTCTGCGCGATCGGCTTATCTGACGGCGCAATCGCAAGAAAACCAAGCCCAAGCAGCCGTACAAGAAGCCCGAGGGGAATTGCGAGAAGAACAAGCCGAATTAAAAGATGCTCAACTGCACCAACAACGGATGAAAATGCTTTACGAAAATGGCGCAGTGAGTAAATCCCGTCTCGATGAAGCCAATGCCCGCTTAGCAAGCAGTGAAGCGCGAATGGAGCAAATTAAAGCCAATATCCAACAAGCCAGAAGCCGAGTCGAACAAGCGCGATCGCAGATGGATCAAGCGCAAAGTAGTATTGAACAAGCGCAAGCCGGGGTTGCTCAAGCCAAAGCCAATTTAGACCAAAGTAGTGCCAATCTCGACTATGGTAACCTGAGAGCACCCTTTGATGGGGTGATTACTAAAAAACAAGCCCATGAAGGCGCAATGGCAGGGGCAATGGCTGGATTTGGACAACCGATTGTCACGGTAGAAACAGTGGACAACCTTGAATTTAAGGTGCCGGTTCCCGAATCACTCCTCGGACAAGTTTCCGTTGGCGAAAGAATTGGCGTTAAAATTGACGCGATCGCGCGAGAAGTGGGCGGTGAAATTAAACAAATTGTTCCCAGTGCCGATCCCAAATCCCGTAACTTTATGGTGAAAATTGTTCTGGATGAAGATAAACAAGTTATTCCAGGGATGTTTGGTCGCATTAGCCTTTCCACCCGCGAAGAAGGAACATTAACCATTCCTGCATCCGCAGTCATTGAACGCTTTGGGATTACGGGGGTTTATCGCGTTGTCAATGATCAAGCCCAATTTACAACAGTGACACTTGGTACTCAGCAAGGGAATCGAATTCAAATTCATTCGGGACTCGAAGCAGGAGACTCCATTATCTTAAATCCGTCTTCCGAAGTCAAAGATGGCGCGATCGTTACCAAAAAGTGA
- a CDS encoding metalloregulator ArsR/SmtB family transcription factor, whose product MSDIAMVDRYEFLASRFKLLSEPTRLRILEVICGEERKVSDICERTGLQQANVSKQLQLLRAAGVVACRRVGTCRYYRVIDQELLKLCDRA is encoded by the coding sequence ATGAGTGACATTGCGATGGTGGATCGCTATGAATTTTTAGCCAGTCGCTTCAAGTTATTGAGCGAACCCACCCGATTACGAATTTTAGAAGTCATTTGCGGTGAAGAACGCAAAGTCAGCGACATTTGCGAACGCACTGGGCTACAACAAGCGAATGTATCCAAACAATTGCAGTTATTAAGGGCTGCAGGGGTGGTCGCTTGTCGGCGGGTGGGGACTTGTCGTTACTACCGCGTGATTGACCAAGAGTTATTGAAATTATGCGATCGCGCTTAG
- a CDS encoding FAD-dependent oxidoreductase, with the protein MAHIVIVGAGFGGLSVAYELKHLLHGNHEITLISDEPTFTFIPSLPWVAFKMRQLEDVQLPLAPLLARQGIRWQHGRVTGLDPDQKRVSVGEDITFDYDYLVIATGASLAYHLMPGLGPEDGYTQSVCNAHHAEMAREAWDEFLDNPGPLLVGAVPGASCMGPAYEFALLADYALRQEGKRDQVPITFISPEPYLGHLGIGGMANSGKLVTELMQQRNIDWVENAEIAEIKEDHVKLTDGREFPFNYSMFLPPFRGAQFLKEVPDLTDEKGFLPVLDTYQHPDYPSIYSAGVITQLAPPEKTEVPLGAPKTGQMTESMAMAVAHNIARELGEIKARPVKPSLEAICMADFGDTGIIFIAAPVVPDPSVGHRRHATALRGVWVNWVKNAFEWYFLAKMRWGTAVPWFEKLGLSLLRLSLVTPISETKATQTNLTSVKG; encoded by the coding sequence ATGGCACATATTGTAATTGTTGGGGCAGGATTTGGCGGGCTTTCTGTAGCTTACGAACTTAAACATTTATTGCACGGCAACCACGAAATCACGCTCATTTCCGATGAGCCGACGTTTACCTTCATTCCCTCTTTACCCTGGGTTGCCTTTAAGATGAGACAGTTAGAAGATGTTCAACTTCCCTTAGCCCCCTTGCTCGCAAGACAAGGGATTCGCTGGCAACATGGGAGGGTGACCGGTCTTGACCCCGACCAAAAACGAGTGAGTGTCGGTGAAGACATCACCTTTGATTATGATTATCTGGTGATTGCAACGGGTGCATCTTTGGCGTATCATTTGATGCCCGGATTAGGTCCAGAAGACGGGTATACGCAATCCGTGTGTAATGCCCATCATGCGGAAATGGCACGAGAAGCCTGGGATGAGTTTTTAGACAATCCGGGTCCCTTGCTAGTGGGGGCGGTTCCGGGGGCAAGTTGTATGGGACCTGCCTATGAATTTGCCCTATTAGCGGATTATGCTTTGCGCCAAGAAGGCAAGCGCGATCAAGTCCCGATTACCTTTATCAGCCCTGAACCTTACTTAGGACATTTGGGAATTGGGGGGATGGCAAACTCAGGCAAATTAGTCACCGAACTGATGCAGCAGCGCAATATTGATTGGGTCGAAAATGCTGAAATTGCTGAAATTAAAGAAGATCATGTCAAATTAACCGATGGTCGGGAGTTTCCATTTAACTATTCCATGTTTTTACCGCCATTCCGGGGGGCACAGTTCTTAAAAGAGGTTCCTGACTTAACTGATGAGAAAGGCTTTTTACCCGTTCTGGATACTTATCAACATCCTGACTATCCCTCCATTTACAGTGCAGGGGTGATTACTCAATTAGCACCGCCGGAAAAAACGGAAGTTCCCCTTGGTGCGCCGAAAACGGGTCAAATGACGGAATCCATGGCAATGGCGGTAGCACACAATATCGCAAGGGAATTGGGAGAAATCAAAGCGCGTCCGGTGAAACCTAGCTTAGAAGCCATTTGTATGGCAGATTTTGGCGATACCGGCATTATCTTTATTGCTGCACCCGTTGTCCCCGATCCCAGTGTGGGACATCGTCGTCATGCGACTGCCTTGCGAGGAGTTTGGGTGAATTGGGTGAAAAATGCTTTTGAATGGTATTTCTTGGCAAAAATGCGTTGGGGAACGGCTGTGCCTTGGTTTGAAAAATTAGGACTATCTTTATTGCGATTATCATTGGTCACCCCTATTTCGGAAACAAAGGCAACGCAAACCAATTTAACGAGTGTAAAAGGATAA
- a CDS encoding DUF2892 domain-containing protein, with protein MSHNVGFLDRILRLGLAGVLLFLGMSTYSGTTTGIILSVAAAVPALTALVGTCPIYSIFGFKTCRTQ; from the coding sequence ATGTCTCATAACGTTGGTTTCCTAGACCGAATTCTACGCTTAGGCTTAGCCGGAGTCTTATTATTTCTGGGAATGAGCACTTATAGCGGAACGACAACCGGCATTATTTTAAGCGTTGCAGCAGCCGTTCCTGCCCTAACGGCACTTGTTGGCACTTGTCCGATTTACAGCATTTTCGGCTTCAAGACCTGTCGGACACAATAA